The Pricia mediterranea genome includes a window with the following:
- a CDS encoding arginine decarboxylase, giving the protein MNTKYLDLIDQTYYFPQEEFSLDGEHLRFHDIPLNELVEKYGSPLKFNYLPKISENIGRAKSWFARAMEKHGYKGRYHYCYCTKSSHFQHVLQEALKNDIHIETSSAIDINIVENLKEQGKIKNDTYVICNGFKREKYVENIANLINGGHQNCVPIIDNYEEIDLLSEAIDGDFQVGIRIASEEEPKFEFYTSRLGIGYKNIVPFYENQIKDNDKVELKMLHFFINTGIRDNAYYWNELVKCLKVYVRLKKICPTLDSLNIGGGFPIKNSLHFEYDYQYMVDEIINQINSTCGEAEVPVPHIFTEFGSFTVGESGGAIYEILYQKQQNDREKWNMIDSSFITTLPDTWAINKRFIMLPINRWHDEYERVLLGGLTCDSDDYYNSEQHMNAIYLPKYKRDKPLYIGFFNTGAYQETIGGYGGLQHCLIPQPKHVLIGKDENGNFIYELFSPQQNAEDFLGILGYSDRRDKKSEEDVNETRKADTHLKDTTA; this is encoded by the coding sequence ATGAATACAAAATACCTTGACCTGATCGATCAGACCTATTATTTTCCGCAGGAGGAATTCAGCCTTGATGGCGAACACCTTCGATTTCACGACATCCCGTTAAATGAACTGGTCGAGAAATATGGCAGTCCCCTGAAATTCAACTATCTACCCAAGATATCCGAGAATATCGGCCGCGCTAAAAGCTGGTTCGCCAGAGCTATGGAAAAACACGGATACAAAGGCAGGTATCACTATTGTTACTGTACCAAAAGCTCCCATTTTCAACATGTGCTGCAAGAGGCGTTGAAGAACGACATCCATATTGAGACTTCGTCCGCCATTGATATCAATATCGTAGAAAACCTAAAAGAGCAAGGGAAAATAAAAAACGACACCTATGTGATCTGTAACGGGTTTAAACGGGAAAAATATGTCGAGAATATCGCAAATTTAATTAACGGTGGGCATCAGAATTGCGTCCCCATCATCGACAATTATGAGGAAATCGACCTGTTGTCCGAGGCTATTGACGGCGATTTTCAGGTGGGGATACGTATTGCGTCCGAAGAGGAGCCAAAATTCGAGTTCTATACTTCGCGTTTAGGCATCGGTTATAAAAATATTGTGCCGTTCTATGAAAACCAGATCAAGGATAACGATAAAGTGGAGCTTAAAATGCTGCATTTTTTCATCAACACGGGTATTCGCGACAATGCCTATTATTGGAACGAACTCGTTAAGTGCCTAAAGGTGTACGTACGCCTGAAAAAGATATGTCCGACGTTGGATAGTCTGAACATCGGTGGGGGATTTCCCATTAAAAATTCACTGCATTTTGAATACGACTACCAGTACATGGTCGACGAGATCATCAACCAGATCAATAGCACCTGCGGGGAAGCCGAGGTTCCGGTACCCCATATCTTTACCGAATTCGGAAGCTTTACGGTCGGGGAAAGCGGCGGTGCCATTTATGAGATTTTATATCAAAAGCAACAGAACGACCGGGAAAAATGGAATATGATCGATTCGTCTTTCATCACTACCTTGCCCGACACTTGGGCCATTAACAAGCGTTTTATCATGCTGCCGATAAACCGTTGGCACGATGAATATGAGCGGGTATTGCTGGGCGGACTTACTTGTGACAGCGACGATTATTACAACAGCGAGCAACATATGAATGCCATTTACTTGCCGAAATATAAACGGGACAAACCTTTGTATATCGGGTTTTTTAATACGGGCGCCTATCAAGAGACCATCGGGGGTTACGGTGGGTTGCAGCACTGCCTGATTCCACAGCCCAAGCATGTTCTAATCGGTAAGGATGAAAATGGGAACTTTATTTATGAACTATTCAGTCCACAACAGAACGCCGAGGATTTTTTAGGGATTTTAGGATATAGCGATAGGAGGGATAAAAAGTCCGAAGAGGATGTAAATGAAACCCGCAAGGCGGACACGCATTTGAAGGACACAACGGCATGA
- a CDS encoding NAD-dependent epimerase/dehydratase family protein, with the protein MQKSILILGACGQIGTELTYALRSKHGNENVIASDIREGSEELMASGPFEILDATDYDALEEVIAYYEIHEVYLMAAMLSATAEKFPMRAWNLNMNSLFNVLTLGKEKKIEKIFWPSSIAVFGTNTPKSDTPQSTIMEPGTVYGISKQSGERWCDYYHHKFGVDVRSIRYPGLISWKTMPGGGTTDYAVEIYHKALSEKKYTCFLKADTALPMMFMDDAIRATLQLMDADGDKIQIRSSYNLSAMSFTPAEMTESIKQYISDFKISYDPDFRQEIAASWPSSIDDSRARSDWGWKARFDLKRTTETMLENLGGEKI; encoded by the coding sequence ATGCAAAAATCTATTTTAATCCTGGGTGCCTGCGGACAGATAGGCACCGAGCTGACCTACGCGCTACGCTCAAAACACGGCAACGAAAACGTCATCGCCAGCGACATCCGCGAAGGCAGCGAAGAGCTGATGGCCTCCGGCCCCTTTGAAATCCTGGATGCCACCGATTACGATGCGCTGGAAGAGGTAATTGCCTACTATGAGATTCACGAGGTCTATCTAATGGCCGCTATGTTGAGCGCCACCGCGGAAAAATTCCCCATGCGGGCCTGGAACCTCAACATGAACTCCCTTTTCAATGTGCTGACCTTGGGCAAGGAGAAGAAAATAGAAAAGATATTCTGGCCTTCGAGCATTGCGGTATTCGGGACGAACACCCCGAAATCGGATACCCCCCAAAGCACCATCATGGAACCGGGCACCGTCTACGGCATCAGCAAGCAGTCAGGCGAACGCTGGTGCGATTACTATCACCATAAATTCGGGGTCGATGTACGGAGCATCCGCTATCCGGGACTTATTAGCTGGAAAACCATGCCCGGTGGTGGCACTACGGACTACGCCGTGGAAATTTACCATAAGGCCTTGTCCGAAAAGAAATATACTTGCTTTTTAAAGGCCGATACCGCCCTGCCCATGATGTTTATGGACGATGCCATCCGCGCGACCCTGCAGCTTATGGATGCCGACGGCGACAAAATCCAGATCCGATCCTCCTATAACCTTTCCGCCATGAGTTTTACCCCGGCCGAAATGACCGAAAGCATCAAACAGTACATCAGTGATTTTAAGATTTCTTACGATCCGGACTTTCGACAGGAAATCGCCGCCTCTTGGCCGAGCAGCATCGACGACTCCCGTGCCCGGTCCGACTGGGGATGGAAGGCACGATTCGATTTAAAACGGACTACCGAAACGATGCTGGAAAATTTAGGTGGTGAAAAAATCTGA
- a CDS encoding OB-fold protein, producing MKKITTRYGIGVLLAGVAGLFVWWYVDRPDDYGYSNDRPFLSISIDSIGNYFKPNTEIGPLEPEHLVEIEGRIKEINAHNHRNTILLKGSEDASPYAICDMQTGQEKELEQLRENDTVKVKGVFKGYLKDAVFLHCKITHYNLHE from the coding sequence GTGAAAAAGATAACAACAAGATACGGAATTGGGGTACTCTTGGCCGGCGTGGCGGGGCTATTCGTTTGGTGGTATGTCGACAGGCCCGATGATTATGGATATAGCAATGACCGCCCTTTTCTATCAATCAGCATCGATAGTATTGGAAACTATTTCAAACCAAATACCGAAATCGGTCCCCTAGAACCCGAACATCTGGTCGAAATAGAGGGGCGCATCAAGGAAATCAATGCCCATAACCATAGAAATACCATTCTGCTCAAAGGCAGTGAAGACGCTTCGCCCTATGCTATTTGCGATATGCAAACAGGGCAGGAAAAAGAATTGGAACAGCTCAGGGAAAACGACACCGTAAAGGTTAAAGGTGTTTTCAAGGGATATTTAAAAGATGCCGTTTTCTTACATTGCAAGATAACCCACTATAACCTCCATGAATAG
- a CDS encoding glycoside hydrolase family 130 protein produces the protein MKRCKVIVTGLCFLLLSIACREVPQGPAAIGKSENLIEKPWMLGPFERPKSSKPIIQSDSIAVFDDPMSGREVAWRSKATFNPAALVRDGEIHVFYRAEQDLHTDSIGGHTSRIGLAVSEDGVHYQLEKKPVFYPDDDDQKQYEWIGGTEDPRIVEDEQGRYILTYTQWNGDVPRLALATSEDLRNWTKHGPIFEEYEGGKYHHRETKSGAIVTELKNGKLVAAKINGTYYMYFGVPHIWLATSTDLIDWTPVEDYQGKLAPVLNPRPGYFDSWLVEAGPPPVLTDDGIVVLYNAGNSANIGVKDLGNRVYTSGQALFSAEEPWKLLDRSDTPYLKPELPFEKSGQYKDGTTFVEGLVYFDNKWYLYYGTADSMVGVAVADAR, from the coding sequence ATGAAGCGATGTAAGGTGATAGTGACGGGTTTGTGTTTTCTGCTCCTTTCCATCGCCTGCCGTGAAGTCCCCCAAGGGCCCGCCGCAATCGGGAAGTCGGAGAATCTTATCGAAAAACCATGGATGCTGGGCCCGTTCGAGCGCCCCAAAAGTTCGAAGCCGATTATCCAAAGTGATTCGATTGCCGTCTTTGACGACCCGATGAGCGGTAGGGAAGTGGCCTGGCGGTCCAAGGCCACCTTTAACCCGGCGGCCTTGGTCAGAGACGGTGAGATACATGTTTTTTACAGGGCCGAGCAAGACCTTCACACCGATTCGATCGGGGGGCATACTTCCAGAATCGGTCTGGCCGTTTCCGAAGACGGGGTGCATTACCAACTTGAAAAAAAACCTGTTTTCTATCCCGACGACGATGATCAAAAGCAATACGAGTGGATTGGCGGTACCGAAGATCCACGTATCGTAGAGGATGAACAGGGAAGATACATCCTTACCTATACCCAATGGAACGGTGATGTGCCGCGATTGGCGCTTGCGACATCCGAAGATCTTCGAAATTGGACAAAACATGGCCCTATATTCGAGGAATATGAAGGGGGGAAGTACCATCATAGGGAAACCAAGTCGGGAGCCATCGTTACCGAATTAAAAAATGGGAAGCTGGTCGCGGCAAAAATCAATGGTACATACTATATGTATTTCGGGGTGCCGCACATTTGGTTGGCAACCTCTACAGATTTGATCGACTGGACTCCCGTCGAGGATTATCAAGGCAAGCTCGCGCCGGTGCTAAACCCGCGACCCGGATATTTCGATTCTTGGCTGGTGGAGGCCGGTCCGCCCCCGGTGCTGACGGACGATGGCATCGTAGTACTTTACAATGCGGGCAACTCGGCGAACATCGGAGTCAAAGATTTGGGCAACCGCGTCTATACCAGCGGGCAGGCCTTGTTTTCTGCCGAAGAACCCTGGAAATTGCTCGACCGAAGCGATACCCCTTACCTGAAACCCGAACTGCCCTTTGAAAAATCGGGTCAATACAAAGACGGGACCACCTTTGTGGAAGGCTTGGTCTATTTTGATAATAAAT
- a CDS encoding bifunctional GNAT family N-acetyltransferase/carbon-nitrogen hydrolase family protein yields the protein MIVKDIENVELKFLDLKDYQELKSTMKEVYKNIPDNYWEERQIKSLIKKFPEGQVVIKVNGHLAGCSLSIIVDYDRFEDNHTFQEITGRETFNTHTEDGDVLYGIDIFIKPEYRGLRLGRRLYDYRKELCEKLNLKSIAFGGRIPNYHNYADTLTPKKYIEKVKRKEIHDPVLSFQINNDFHPAKILKGYLDGDKASKEFAVLMEWDNIYYEKPSKKAAAKKKVVRLGLIQWQMRPYKNLDELLHQAEFFIDSVSGYRSDFALFPEFFNAPLMAENNHLPEAEAIRELAKHTDAIVQKFSEFSVSYNINIITGSMPEMKGDRLYNVGHICKRDGSVERFEKLHVTPDEAKIWGMQGGSGLRTFDTDCGKIGMLICYDVEFPELSRLLADEGMDILFVPFLTDTQNGFSRVRHCAQARAIENECYVAIAGSVGNLPKVHNMDIQFAQSMVFTPCDFSFPTNGVKAEATPNAEMILIADLDLDLLRELNQFGSVRNLKDRRKDIFELRRK from the coding sequence ATGATCGTAAAGGATATAGAAAATGTAGAATTGAAGTTTTTGGACCTGAAAGATTATCAGGAGCTGAAATCGACGATGAAGGAGGTCTACAAGAATATTCCCGATAACTATTGGGAAGAACGGCAGATCAAGTCATTGATCAAAAAATTTCCTGAAGGTCAGGTAGTCATTAAGGTCAACGGACATCTGGCCGGCTGTTCGCTCTCTATCATCGTAGATTACGATCGGTTTGAGGACAACCATACCTTTCAAGAAATCACGGGAAGGGAAACTTTCAACACCCATACCGAAGACGGCGACGTGCTCTACGGCATCGATATTTTTATCAAGCCGGAATATCGGGGGTTGCGGCTGGGGCGTCGCCTCTATGACTATCGCAAGGAACTTTGCGAGAAACTGAACCTGAAGAGTATTGCCTTTGGCGGCCGTATTCCCAATTACCACAACTACGCTGATACGCTTACCCCCAAAAAGTATATCGAAAAGGTCAAACGCAAGGAGATTCACGATCCGGTGCTGAGTTTTCAGATCAACAACGATTTCCATCCCGCCAAAATTCTTAAAGGCTACCTCGATGGAGACAAAGCCTCCAAGGAATTTGCGGTGCTGATGGAATGGGATAATATTTACTACGAGAAACCATCAAAAAAAGCGGCGGCCAAGAAAAAGGTGGTACGGTTAGGGTTGATCCAATGGCAGATGCGGCCCTACAAAAATCTCGACGAGCTATTGCACCAAGCGGAGTTCTTTATCGATTCCGTCTCCGGGTACCGGTCCGATTTCGCGCTGTTTCCCGAATTCTTCAACGCCCCGCTGATGGCGGAGAACAACCATCTACCCGAAGCCGAAGCCATTCGGGAACTGGCCAAGCACACGGATGCCATTGTGCAGAAATTCTCCGAATTTTCGGTTTCCTACAATATCAATATCATCACAGGAAGCATGCCCGAGATGAAGGGCGATCGGCTTTACAACGTAGGGCATATCTGCAAGAGGGATGGTTCTGTAGAACGTTTTGAAAAGCTACATGTTACCCCTGACGAGGCCAAGATTTGGGGGATGCAGGGCGGTAGCGGGTTGCGGACCTTCGATACGGATTGCGGAAAGATCGGCATGCTCATCTGCTACGATGTGGAGTTTCCGGAACTGAGTCGACTTTTGGCGGACGAGGGAATGGATATTCTTTTCGTGCCCTTTTTGACCGATACCCAAAACGGATTTTCCAGGGTGCGTCACTGTGCGCAGGCCCGTGCAATCGAAAATGAATGTTATGTAGCCATCGCCGGCAGCGTTGGCAACCTGCCCAAGGTGCATAATATGGACATACAATTTGCACAGTCAATGGTTTTTACGCCCTGCGATTTTTCGTTTCCGACAAACGGGGTCAAGGCCGAGGCCACCCCCAATGCCGAAATGATCCTGATCGCCGACCTCGACCTCGACCTGCTGCGCGAACTGAACCAATTCGGGTCCGTTCGGAACCTGAAGGATAGACGCAAGGATATCTTTGAATTGCGACGGAAGTAG
- a CDS encoding YceI family protein has product MNRFIVLTCFILATGGHLAAQNVIARQGRVAFFSYTPVENIKAENNQVLSIVDLSDGRIAVSMLMNAFVFEKALMREHFNESYVESDIYPEATFEGTIVDFDPLEGERTRIIEGDFTMRGVTKALEIKAKINKIDGNYVLSGSFEAMVEDYEIKIPPLLAGNIAKVISVDFRFEYEPYKE; this is encoded by the coding sequence ATGAATAGGTTCATTGTTTTAACGTGCTTTATTCTAGCGACAGGTGGGCATCTCGCGGCGCAAAATGTGATTGCCCGGCAGGGACGCGTCGCCTTTTTTTCCTATACCCCTGTCGAGAACATCAAGGCCGAGAACAACCAGGTGCTGAGCATTGTCGATCTTTCCGACGGGCGTATCGCAGTGAGCATGCTCATGAATGCCTTCGTCTTTGAAAAAGCCTTGATGCGCGAACATTTTAACGAAAGTTATGTAGAATCCGATATCTATCCTGAAGCAACATTCGAAGGGACGATTGTGGATTTTGACCCTCTAGAGGGGGAGCGGACCCGGATAATCGAAGGAGACTTCACCATGCGCGGGGTTACGAAAGCTCTCGAAATAAAGGCCAAAATCAACAAAATTGATGGCAATTATGTGCTGAGCGGCAGTTTTGAGGCCATGGTCGAAGATTACGAAATTAAGATTCCACCGCTTTTGGCAGGAAATATCGCTAAAGTTATATCAGTAGATTTTAGATTTGAATATGAGCCCTATAAAGAATAA
- a CDS encoding deoxyhypusine synthase family protein — protein sequence MTKTKGDISKFIEKYYLHFNAASLVDAAKGYEAQLDNGGKMLVSLAGAMSTAELGKIFAEIIRQDKVHIISCTGANLEEDIMNLVAHSHYKRVPNYRDLTPQDEWELLEKGLNRVTDTCIPEEEAFRRIQEHIVKIWKDAEENGERYLPHEYMYKLLLSGVLEEHYEIDLKDSWMYAAAEKNLPIICPGWEDSTMGNIFASYVVKGELKASTMKSGIEYMTFLANWYTNNSGNGIGFFQIGGGIAGDFPICVVPMLYQDLERTDTPFWNYFCQISDSTTSYGSYSGAVPNEKITWGKLDINTPKFIIESDATIVAPLIFAYLLGL from the coding sequence ATGACGAAGACTAAGGGAGACATTTCAAAATTTATTGAAAAATATTATTTGCATTTCAATGCCGCCTCGTTGGTGGATGCCGCAAAAGGCTATGAAGCGCAGCTCGATAACGGGGGCAAGATGCTGGTATCGCTCGCGGGCGCCATGTCAACCGCCGAACTGGGCAAGATTTTTGCGGAAATCATCCGGCAAGATAAGGTGCATATCATTTCCTGTACCGGTGCCAATCTAGAGGAGGATATTATGAACCTAGTGGCGCACTCCCATTACAAACGCGTCCCGAATTATCGCGACCTGACCCCCCAAGATGAGTGGGAGCTGTTGGAAAAAGGACTCAACAGGGTCACGGATACCTGCATTCCCGAAGAGGAAGCTTTCCGTAGAATCCAAGAGCACATCGTCAAGATTTGGAAGGATGCCGAAGAAAACGGTGAACGTTATCTGCCGCATGAGTACATGTATAAATTGCTTTTGTCCGGTGTCCTGGAAGAACACTATGAGATCGACCTCAAAGATTCCTGGATGTACGCCGCGGCCGAAAAAAACCTTCCTATTATTTGTCCCGGTTGGGAAGATAGTACCATGGGCAATATTTTTGCCTCCTATGTGGTAAAGGGAGAGCTGAAGGCCAGCACCATGAAATCCGGAATCGAATACATGACCTTTTTGGCCAACTGGTACACAAACAATTCTGGGAACGGGATAGGATTTTTTCAGATCGGGGGCGGTATCGCCGGGGATTTTCCCATCTGTGTCGTTCCTATGCTCTACCAAGATCTGGAGCGTACCGATACACCCTTTTGGAACTATTTTTGCCAGATCAGTGATTCCACCACCAGTTATGGCTCTTATTCGGGGGCAGTGCCCAACGAAAAAATTACTTGGGGTAAACTGGATATCAATACCCCTAAATTTATAATAGAAAGTGATGCCACCATTGTTGCACCCTTAATTTTTGCCTATCTTTTGGGACTGTGA
- the speB gene encoding agmatinase, whose translation MSTSRNYAGIPDEFAHPETAKIVLVPVPYDGTSTWGKGADKGPQAFLEASENMELYDIETDTEVYEQGIYLTETITGNTSPEAVVNAVHKTVKEHIKRKKFVTVFGGEHSISIGTIRAFNECFDNLTVLQIDAHADLRESYEGTKYNHACAVHEASQTTNLIQVGIRSMDAIEKTFMDADKTFFAHETVNDEFWMDKVIEAMTDNVLITFDLDALDPSIMPSTGTPEPGGLFWYETLEFLKRVFEEKNVVGFDIVELCPNPNDRSSDFLAAKLYYKMLSYKFMDEAVDEEYDSTYDVDYRSGNNLSKFDDDED comes from the coding sequence ATGAGCACATCAAGGAATTATGCGGGTATCCCCGACGAATTCGCACATCCGGAAACGGCAAAGATAGTCTTGGTTCCCGTGCCCTACGACGGCACCAGCACTTGGGGCAAAGGGGCCGATAAAGGGCCGCAGGCATTTTTGGAGGCTTCCGAAAACATGGAACTTTACGATATCGAGACCGACACCGAGGTCTACGAACAGGGCATTTATTTGACCGAGACCATTACGGGGAACACGTCGCCCGAAGCCGTGGTCAATGCCGTGCATAAGACCGTGAAGGAGCACATCAAGCGCAAAAAATTCGTCACTGTTTTCGGGGGCGAGCATTCCATATCCATCGGTACTATTCGCGCCTTTAATGAATGTTTTGACAATCTGACCGTATTGCAGATCGATGCCCATGCCGATCTGCGGGAATCGTATGAAGGCACGAAATACAATCACGCTTGCGCTGTACACGAGGCCAGTCAGACCACGAACCTCATACAGGTTGGCATTCGTTCCATGGATGCCATAGAAAAAACGTTCATGGACGCGGATAAAACTTTCTTCGCCCACGAGACCGTCAACGACGAGTTTTGGATGGATAAGGTAATCGAGGCCATGACCGACAATGTCTTGATTACCTTCGACCTCGATGCGTTGGACCCCTCGATCATGCCGTCGACGGGAACGCCCGAGCCGGGCGGACTTTTCTGGTACGAAACCTTAGAGTTCTTAAAACGGGTTTTCGAGGAGAAGAATGTGGTCGGTTTCGATATTGTAGAGCTTTGTCCCAATCCGAACGACAGGTCCTCCGATTTTTTGGCGGCAAAATTGTATTACAAGATGTTAAGCTATAAATTTATGGACGAGGCCGTGGACGAGGAATACGATAGTACATATGACGTGGACTATCGTTCGGGCAATAACCTTTCAAAATTCGATGATGACGAAGACTAA
- a CDS encoding ATP-dependent zinc protease family protein produces the protein MKIQVDGNTSKTTKRLNDLKIIGADEWCAFKRLGIPAIRARVDSGAKTSSIHATNIEIFDKNGVEWVRFEVDPIQDNPDIIVKCEAKLLRSKKVKSSMGTSEERLMIRTPLTLGKNTFSVKLTLASRDTMNYRMLLGREALNGRYLIDPSQHCLLGEFSEETILEKYTKEKR, from the coding sequence TTGAAGATACAGGTGGACGGGAATACTTCTAAGACCACAAAGCGATTGAACGATTTAAAGATCATTGGCGCCGATGAATGGTGCGCCTTTAAGAGGTTGGGCATTCCCGCCATCAGGGCGCGGGTCGATTCCGGGGCAAAGACCTCTTCCATCCATGCCACCAATATCGAGATTTTTGACAAAAATGGCGTGGAATGGGTCCGTTTCGAAGTGGATCCCATTCAAGACAACCCCGATATTATCGTTAAATGCGAGGCCAAGCTGTTGCGAAGTAAAAAGGTGAAAAGCAGTATGGGCACTTCGGAAGAACGATTGATGATACGCACGCCGCTGACTCTGGGGAAAAATACTTTCAGCGTCAAATTGACCCTCGCCAGCAGGGACACCATGAACTACAGGATGCTCTTGGGACGAGAGGCCTTAAACGGACGCTATCTAATAGATCCTTCGCAGCATTGTCTTCTTGGCGAGTTTTCCGAGGAAACGATCTTGGAAAAATATACCAAGGAAAAGAGGTAA
- a CDS encoding DUF5777 family beta-barrel protein has translation MNKIIGILLLWPLLTWSQDDLLAEIDTDAVSESYEIAAFKGLKLINIETTKMVPQKQFFFVVSHRFGSVKTGIEDFFGLDQAVTRLNFIYGISDRINIGVSRSSFQKTYEASLKLRLVRQATTGSPVTLVWFNSVQFNGLLDDEELPGLEFKHRLGYASQLLVSRKISRNISLELAPTYFHDNLVPLAGQDNSQLALGLGGRFKFSKRCAINLDYGLHLNRAENSPFVNPFSVGLDIETGGHVFQLHFTNAQPMNINNFLGEATGDWGSGDIYFGFNIIRVF, from the coding sequence ATGAATAAAATAATTGGTATTCTGCTGTTATGGCCCCTGTTGACCTGGAGTCAAGACGACCTTCTTGCCGAAATAGATACTGATGCTGTTTCCGAGAGCTATGAAATTGCAGCGTTCAAGGGGTTGAAACTCATAAATATAGAAACGACCAAAATGGTGCCGCAAAAGCAGTTCTTTTTTGTGGTTTCCCACCGTTTTGGCTCGGTCAAGACCGGTATTGAAGATTTTTTCGGCCTAGACCAGGCAGTCACTCGGTTAAATTTTATCTACGGTATATCCGACCGTATAAACATTGGGGTGTCAAGAAGTTCATTTCAAAAAACCTATGAAGCGTCCCTGAAACTTCGATTGGTACGCCAGGCCACTACGGGGTCTCCGGTGACCCTGGTGTGGTTCAACAGTGTACAGTTCAACGGACTGCTGGACGATGAAGAGCTGCCGGGCCTTGAATTCAAGCACCGCTTGGGGTATGCCAGTCAACTGCTGGTTTCGCGAAAAATATCCAGAAATATATCCCTTGAACTGGCACCCACCTATTTTCACGATAACCTGGTGCCGTTGGCAGGACAGGATAATTCACAATTGGCGCTCGGGCTAGGAGGGCGATTTAAATTTTCAAAACGCTGCGCGATCAACCTGGATTATGGACTGCATCTGAACCGCGCCGAAAATTCCCCCTTTGTAAACCCGTTTTCGGTCGGATTGGATATAGAGACCGGAGGCCACGTATTTCAATTGCATTTTACCAATGCGCAGCCCATGAACATCAATAACTTTTTGGGGGAAGCTACCGGTGATTGGGGAAGCGGGGATATTTATTTCGGCTTCAATATTATAAGGGTTTTCTAA
- a CDS encoding DUF5777 family beta-barrel protein, producing MSPIKNNIVLVFLLLCAGVSGSAQDLLQLLNEERPERQSYVEATFKTTRIAYGHSIETRKKGILEIFTANRFWDSPAPRSQSFVADRLSTRFALEYAISDRISTGVGGTTWDGLFDAYLKYRLIRQTAGKQGSPVSVTLLQNASYYSGGNVYSTVADTFDDRLSFTTQALIASKVSRNFSIQLAPTYVHKGLSYYGSPNQDHFAVGVGGRYKLGNHVSVVSEYYWLLNPPESPKTYGPFAVGVNWELGDVMLQFMLTNAVNMVEEAFITGTRNNFNFRSPNLNFGFNFTYVIHFKRNPVK from the coding sequence ATGAGCCCTATAAAGAATAATATTGTACTGGTCTTTTTGCTGCTGTGTGCAGGTGTATCGGGCAGTGCCCAAGATCTACTTCAGTTATTGAACGAGGAGCGTCCCGAGCGGCAAAGCTATGTTGAAGCCACGTTCAAGACCACGCGTATCGCCTATGGGCATTCGATAGAGACCCGAAAAAAGGGTATTCTCGAAATCTTTACCGCCAACCGATTTTGGGACAGTCCCGCTCCACGGTCACAGAGTTTTGTGGCCGATCGGTTGAGTACCCGATTCGCCCTGGAATACGCCATTTCCGATCGGATTTCTACAGGAGTCGGGGGCACCACTTGGGATGGTCTATTCGACGCTTACCTGAAATATCGCCTAATCCGGCAAACAGCGGGCAAACAAGGCTCGCCGGTCAGTGTTACCCTCTTACAAAATGCCAGCTATTACAGTGGGGGAAATGTTTATTCCACCGTTGCCGATACCTTTGACGACCGGCTCTCCTTCACGACCCAAGCCCTGATCGCATCAAAGGTGAGCCGTAATTTTTCGATACAACTGGCCCCTACCTATGTACACAAGGGTTTGTCGTACTACGGTTCGCCCAACCAGGATCATTTTGCAGTGGGCGTCGGGGGACGCTATAAGCTGGGCAATCATGTTTCCGTCGTATCGGAGTATTACTGGTTGCTCAATCCCCCTGAATCGCCTAAGACCTATGGTCCTTTCGCCGTGGGGGTCAACTGGGAGCTGGGCGATGTGATGCTGCAGTTTATGCTGACCAATGCGGTCAATATGGTAGAAGAAGCGTTTATCACCGGGACCCGTAACAATTTCAATTTCCGTAGCCCCAACCTGAATTTTGGATTTAACTTTACTTATGTGATTCATTTCAAACGGAACCCTGTGAAATGA